Proteins from one Setaria italica strain Yugu1 chromosome V, Setaria_italica_v2.0, whole genome shotgun sequence genomic window:
- the LOC101759216 gene encoding cytochrome P450 72A13: MKLWIGLVVAAARRTHIPGKERMDDIVVAAAAASPSPWSLLQGLLALLVVWGAYRAAERYWLRPRRLDRALRAQGLSGTEYRFPAGDLQENARLNDEARSRPMPQCHDVVPRIMPHLFDTVKEHGNVCITWFGPIPRVIITEAELVRDILSNKFGHFEKFTNKRLGKLLALGLASHDGEKWAKHRRILNPAFHLEKLKRMLPAFSTCCTELIDRWENKLAGSDGSYEVDIWPEFQNLTGDVISRTAFGSSFMEGRRIFQLQAEQAERIIKAFQYMYIPGFLFLPTQNNRRMKEINGEIEGILRGMIEKRERAIENGEASGNDLLGLLLQSNMDSGKGSLRMSTEDMIEECKLFYFAGMETTSVLLTWTLVILGMHPEWQDRAREEILRVFGKDDKPNLDSLSRLKTVTMILYEVLRLYPPAVTLNRRTFKDMQIGGITYPAGVILELPIIVVHHNPDVWGTDAHEFKPERFAEGISKATKDDQPAFFPFGWGPRICIGQNFALLEAKMALSMILQRFEFQLSPSYTHAPYTVITLHPQHGAPIIVKKI, translated from the exons ATGAAGTTGTGGATCGGACTTGTGGTTGCCGCAGCCCGAAGGACGCATATCCCCGGAAAGGAAAGGATGGACGACATCGTcgtagcagctgcagcagcttcGCCATCGCCGTGGAGCCTTCTCCAGGGGCTCCTCGCCCTGCTCGTCGTGTGGGGGGCCTACCGGGCCGCCGAGAGATACTggctgcggccgcggcggctcgACCGGGCGCTCCGGGCGCAGGGGCTCAGCGGCACTGAGTACCGCTTCCCGGCGGGCGACCTCCAGGAGAACGCCCGGCTCAACGATGAGGCGCGGTCCAGGCCCATGCCGCAGTGCCATGACGTTGTTCCCCGCATCATGCCGCATCTCTTCGACACTGTCAAGGAGCACG GCAACGTTTGCATCACCTGGTTTGGCCCAATCCCCAGGGTGATCATCACGGAGGCAGAGTTAGTCCGAGACATCCTATCAAACAAGTTTGGTCACTTCGAGAAGTTCACTAACAAGCGTCTGGGGAAGTTGCTAGCGCTTGGGCTTGCGAGTCATGACGGCGAGAAATGGGCAAAACACAGAAGGATCCTGAACCCTGCATTCCATCTCGAAAAGCTCAAG CGCATGCTGCCGGCTTTCTCGACGTGCTGCACCGAGCTGATAGATCGCTGGGAGAATAAACTCGCTGGTTCTGACGGGTCATACGAAGTGGATATCTGGCCGGAGTTTCAGAACCTCACCGGAGACGTGATCTCCCGCACGGCGTTCGGCAGCAGCTTCATGGAAGGGCGGAGGATCTTCCAGCTTCAGGCAGAGCAAGCAGAGCGAATAATCAAGGCCTTCCAGTATATGTACATCCCAGGCTTCCT GTTCTTGCCGACACAGAACAACCGGAGGATGAAGGAGATCAACGGGGAGATCGAAGGGATTCTAAGAGGCATGATCGAGAAGAGGGAGCGCGCAATCGAGAACGGTGAAGCCAGCGGCAACGACTTGCTCGGCCTGTTGCTGCAGTCCAACATGGATAGCGGGAAAGGCAGCCTGAGGATGAGCACGGAGGACATGATTGAGGAGTGCAAGCTCTTCTACTTCGCGGGGATGGAAACCACGTCGGTGCTGCTCACGTGGActctcgtcatccttggcatgcACCCCGAGTGGCAAGACAGAGCGAGGGAGGAGATCCTCAGGGTGTTCGGCAAGGACGACAAGCCCAATTTGGACAGCCTGAGTCGACTCAAAACG GTGACGATGATACTATATGAGGTGCTCAGGTTGTACCCGCCGGCAGTCACGCTAAACCGAAGAACGTTCAAAGACATGCAGATTGGAGGCATCACATACCCTGCAGGGGTGATCCTCGAGCTTCCAATAATCGTAGTTCACCACAACCCCGATGTGTGGGGGACGGACGCTCATGAGTTCAAGCCGGAGAGATTCGCTGAGGGAATCTCAAAGGCGACTAAGGACGACCAGCCGGCGTTCTTCCCATTCGGGTGGGGGCCAAGGATCTGCATCGGCCAGAACTTTGCGCTGCTTGAGGCCAAGATGGCCCTGAGCATGATCCTTCAGCGCTTTGAGTTCCAATTGTCACCTTCTTACACGCATGCACCGTACACTGTCATTACGCTGCATCCTCAGCATGGTGCGCCAATTATAGTCAAGAAGATCTGA